In Excalfactoria chinensis isolate bCotChi1 chromosome 3, bCotChi1.hap2, whole genome shotgun sequence, one DNA window encodes the following:
- the PIGF gene encoding phosphatidylinositol-glycan biosynthesis class F protein isoform X2 → MKEAELRRLLAANLLCVVSVVLTAFVPALFLDGFSVLGTHLTWLCVCSVCVSVLNVTLCLILKPSPSSKRSSLSNKISRFLKCCIYFFMSCILFHAIIVLYGAPLIESVTETFLFAVLLSTFTTLQCLCLLGPNIQAWIRVFSRNGAMSIWEKSLQITTTCSILGGWFGAFPIPLDWDRPWQIDCFRLMMQ, encoded by the exons ATGAAGGAGGCAGAGCTGAggaggctgctggctgccaACCTGCTCTGCGTCGTCTCCGTCGTCCTGACGGCATTCGTGCCGGCTTTGTTCCTGGATGGGTTCTCGGTTTTGGGCACGCACCTCACGTGGCTgtgtgtttgttctgtttgtgttaGCGTCCTTAACGTAACCTTGTGTTTAATCCTAAAGCCAAGTCCATCTTCTAAGAGAAGCTCGCTGTCTAACAAG ATATCCAGATTTCTAAAATGCTGTATATACTTTTTCATGTCTTGCATACTATTTCATGCGATTATTGTTCTTTATGGAGCACCTCTCATAGA GTCAGTGACTGAGacatttttgtttgcagttCTCCTATCTACCTTTACCACTTTACAATGTTTATGTTTGCTGGGACCAAACATACAAGCTTGGATACGAGTATTTAGTAGAAATGG AGCTATGTCCATCTGGGAAAAAAGCCTACAGATTACTACAACGTGCAGTATACTAGGAGGTTGGTTTGGAGCATTTCCTATTCCTCTTGATTGGGATCGGCCCTGGCAG attGACTGTTTCAGGTTGATGATGCAATAA
- the CRIPT gene encoding cysteine-rich PDZ-binding protein: MASAPGRARKRQLLCWAAMVCEKCERKLGTVITPDTWKDGARNTTESGGRKLNENKALTSKKARFDPYGKNKFSICRICKSSVHQPGSHYCQGCAYKKGICSMCGKKVLDTKNYKQTSV, encoded by the exons ATGGCGTCAGCTCCGGGGCGGGCCCGGAAGCGGCAGTTGTTGTGCTGGGCAGCCATGGTGTGCGAGAAGT GTGAGAGGAAGCTGGGCACCGTGATCACTCCTGATACGTGGAAGGATGGGGCGAGAAACACTACAG aaagtgGTGGCCGTAAGCTGAATGAAAACAAGGCGTTGACCTCAAAGAAAGCAAG gTTTGATCCTTATGGAAAGAACAAATTTTCAATATGTCGAATTTGTAAGAGTTCTGTCCATCAGCCAGGGTCTCACTATTGCCAAGGATGTGCCTATAAAAAAG GCATCTGTTCAATGTGTGGCAAGAAGGTCTTGGATACAAAGAACTACAAGCAAACTTCTGTCTAA